A stretch of the Myripristis murdjan chromosome 24, fMyrMur1.1, whole genome shotgun sequence genome encodes the following:
- the paqr8 gene encoding membrane progestin receptor beta: MSGDVLQRLSTLTLSVKHLGRLPRLADLFPCSLPSPRPTVTASQVPSLFREPYILAGYRPVDQSWCCYLLSLFQRHNESLNVWTHLLAGPVLLLHWWANASALGYTLDTAGLPLCLFMVSSLTYLFCSVAAHLLQSHSELTHYSLFFVDYVGVAVYQYGSALGHYFYSSEPVWRESHIGLLFLPGAAFLGWLSCAGCCFAKSRYRRPYPLRRKICQLIPTSLAYLLDISPVAHRLATMPWEQDPSLPLHALQVASFLLSALFFSCPIPERFFPGRCDFVGQSHQIFHLFLSLCTLCQLDALFQDYARRRDTVVEVFGEQQLWWACVSFPILLLFCILTAVITTRHMHKQLQDNQEKDK, from the coding sequence ATGTCGGGCGACGTCCTGCAGCGGCTCAGCACCTTGACCCTGAGTGTCAAGCACCTCGGCCGCCTGCCCCGCCTTGCAGACCTCTTCCCTTGCTCCCTGCCTTCACCCAGACCCACTGTCACAGCCTCTCAGGTGCCCAGCCTGTTTCGAGAGCCCTACATCCTGGCAGGCTACCGTCCTGTGGACCAGAGCTGGTGCTGCTACCTCCTCAGCCTCTTCCAGAGACATAATGAATCCCTGAATGTCTGGACTCACTTGCTAGCAGGTCCGGTGCTGCTGCTACACTGGTGGGCCAATGCAAGTGCCCTGGGGTACACCTTGGACACAGCAGGCCTCCCTTTGTGCCTCTTCATGGTGTCTTCTCTCACTTACCTCTTCTGCAGTGTAGCAGCTCACCTTCTGCAGTCTCATTCTGAGCTCACACACTACTCCCTCTTCTTTGTGGACTATGTGGGAGTGGCTGTGTATCAGTATGGTAGTGCACTTGGCCATTATTTCTACTCCAGTGAGCCAGTGTGGAGAGAAAGTCACATTGGGCTGCTGTTTTTGCCTGGAGCCGCCTTCCTTGGATGGCTGTCCTGCGCCGGTTGCTGCTTCGCCAAGTCCCGGTACCGGCGGCCATACCCACTCCGCCGTAAAATTTGCCAGCTGATCCCGACCAGCCTGGCATATCTGCTGGACATCAGCCCCGTGGCCCACCGGCTGGCTACCATGCCCTGGGAGCAGGATCCCTCACTGCCCCTCCACGCCCTGCAGGTGGCGTCCTTCCTGCTGTCTgccctttttttctcctgcccCATCCCAGAGCGCTTCTTCCCCGGCCGCTGTGACTTTGTGGGCCAGAGTCACCAGATCTTCCATCTGTTTCTGTCGCTGTGCACCCTCTGCCAGCTGGATGCCCTGTTTCAGGACTATGCCAGACGGAGGGATACAGTGGTGGAGGTATTTGGGGAGCAGCAGCTGTGGTGGGCCTGCGTATCCTTCCCCATCCTACTCCTCTTTTGCATCCTGACAGCAGTCATCACAACgagacacatgcacaagcagctgcaggacaaccaagagaaagacaaatga